In one window of Trachemys scripta elegans isolate TJP31775 chromosome 5, CAS_Tse_1.0, whole genome shotgun sequence DNA:
- the AASDH gene encoding beta-alanine-activating enzyme isoform X9, with amino-acid sequence MALQKYQAGPHATGFLKKFLALIFGGKERICFLDDEVTVPLNTMRETGDFVRVKDAEMFFLGRKDNQIKRHGKRLNIEYVQQAAEGLCHVEACAVTWYRQEKLILFVVPKDNLARDTLKELQKHLPTYAIPDELVLIETLPFTLHGKIDVSELRKIYSNHLNSRRHDSKLSGAEELWERLQYLWKSLLSLPDDSPSISKDSLFLYSGGDSLKSLRFHDEIENLAGKAIPGLLEVILSSSIAEVYRHVLKAVFPSEDQIMNHNTVKRKLNESSGGEFHGEHTQPKSRRYFNAAAGLIAFIALNRGNRMSSMTSPESLMRPYNAGQAGTELRQQASCSSGVTSNSMKYEVTENKSEKSRSRPKIASKTNETGTHSVEQAPSEMPEKLILHVRWKSNMGKCVDASPLVIIPATDDLSATVYVGSHSHTMQAIDLHSGKIKWERILGDRIESSACASKCGNFIIVGCYNGFVYVLRSDNGEIHCIFTAEDAVKSSAVVHPSTGLVYVGSHDQHIYALDIYKEERVWKLHCEGGAVFSSPYLSILPDHLYIATLGGLLLAVNPDTGNKIWKSSCGKPLFSSPHCNEQYVCIGCVDGNVYCFSHSGEKVWQFSTSGPVFSSPCISSLTKQEIYFGSHDRFIYCCNMEGNLLWKFKTTSSVYATPFIFHSHDLESETLLAATSTDGTVWVLNAKTGLVTGVNKLPGEVFSSPVVCGSRLVVGCRNDYVYCLDLCIAEETATRMC; translated from the exons GTGGTAAAGAACGAATCTGCTTCCTTGATGATGAAGTAACTGTCCCTTTGAACACAATGAGAGAAACAGGGGACTTTGTAAGAGTGAAGGATGCAGAGATGTTTTTCTTAGGACGGAAGGACAATCAGATTAAACGTCATGGCAAACGTCTTAATATTGAATATGTACAGCAG GCTGCTGAAGGTCTTTGTCATGTGGAAGCCTGTGCAGTGACATGGTATCGACAGGAAAAGTTAATCTTGTTTGTTGTACCTAAAGACAACTTAGCAAGAGACACTCTTAAGGAACTCCAGAAACATCTCCCAACCTACGCAATCCCTGATGAACTTGTGCTGATAGAAACTTTGCCTTTCACATTGCATG gCAAAATTGATGTTTCTGAGCTGCGCAAGATTTACAGTAACCATCTAAATTCCAGAAGGCATGACAGTAAGCTGAGCGGAGCAGAGGAATTGTGGGAAAGATTGCAGTATTTATGGAAG TCTCTCCTGAGTCTTCCAGATGATTCACCAAGCATTTCCAAAGATTCACTGTTTCTGTACAGTGGTGGAGATTCCCTGAAGTCACTACGGTTTCATGATGAGATTGAGAATTTGGCAGGCAAGGCCATTCCTGGACTCCTGGAAGTTATTCTCAGCAGCTCCATTGCTGAGGTTTACCGACATGTTCTTAAAGCTGTATTCCCAAGTGAGGACCAAATAATGAATCATAACACTGTGAAAAGAAAACTGAATGAAAGCAGTGGAGGGGAATTCCATGGAGAACACACACAACCAAAATCTAGAAGGTACTTTAATGCTGCTGCAGGATTGATTGCATTTATTGCACTAAACCGAGGAAATCGGATGTCGTCGATGACTTCCCCTGAGTCTCTTATGAGACCATATAATGCAGGACAGGCAGGAACAGAGTTAAGACAACAAGCATCTTGTTCATCTGGTGTAACTTCTAATTCAATGAAATATGAAGTGACAGAGAATAAATCTGAAAAGAGCAGAAGCCGTCCAAAAATTGCAAGCAAGACAAATGAAACAGGTACTCATTCTGTAGAACAAGCTCCTTCAGAAATGCCTGAGAAGCTGATATTACATGTAAGATGGAAGTCAAATATGGGCAAATGTGTAGATGCCTCCCCATTAGTTATAATACCAGCCACGGATGATTTATCAGCAACTGTATACGTTGGGTCTCATTCTCACACAATGCAGGCAATTGATTTACACTCAGGAAAAATCAAGTGGGAGAGAATCCTTGGAGATCGTATTGAGTCCTCTGCATGTGCGTCTAAGTGTGGAAACTTCATTATTGTTG GCTGCTATAATGGTTTTGTGTATGTACTCAGAAGCGATAATGGGGAAATACACTGTATCTTTACCGCAGAAGATGCTGTGAAAAGCTCTGCAGTTGTGCATCCTTCCACTGGACTAGTCTACGTTGGATCGCATGACCAGCATATATATGCTTTGGATATTTAT AAAGAGGAACGTGTCTGGAAGCTGCACTGTGAAGGTGGAGCTGTGTTTTCATCTCCATATCTAAGTATCTTGCCAGATCACCTGTATATTGCTACTCTAGGAGGACTTTTATTGGCTGTAAATCCA GATACGGGTAATAAGATCTGGAAAAGTTCCTGTGGAAAacccctcttctcctctcctcactGCAATGAGCAGTATGTGTGCATTGGATGTGTGGATGGGAATGTGTACTGTTTTAGCCACTCAGGAGAAAAG GTTTGGCAGTTTTCCACCAGTGGACCAGTCTTTTCATCCCCATGTATCTCAAGTTTAACTAAGCAAGAAATATATTTTGGTTCCCATGACCGCTTTATCTACTGCTGTAATATGGAAGGTAATTTACTGTGGAAATTTAAAACCACTTCAAGTGTATATGCAACTCCCTTTATTTTCCATAGTCATGACTTGGAGAGTGAAACGCTGCTGGCAGCAACATCCACAGATGGCACAGTGTGGGTCCTGAATGCTAAGACTGGATTGGTAACAGGTGTCAATAAACTTCCAGGAGAAGTATTCTCTTCCCCTGTAGTATGTGGATCAAGGCTCGTTGTTGGCTGTAGAAATGATTACGTTTATTGCCTAGATTTGTGTATCGCTGAAGAAACAGCTACTAGGATGTGTTAA